The Stigmatella aurantiaca DW4/3-1 genome contains the following window.
GAGTCTGTTTACATCGACGGATCGGGAGCGGCGGTTTGCCTGGCGCGCGGGCATTTTTGTCACCGTGGGGCTGGTGCTGGCGGGGATCGTGGTCCTCTTCATCGGAAAGGAAACGCGGCTCTTCGAGGATCAGGTGAAGTACCACGCGTACTTCTCGAACGTGGAAGGGCTGAGCGAGGAGTCGCCGGTGTGGCTTGGCGGCCTCGAGGTGGGACGCGTGACGGGCATCGCCTTCGCGCCGGGCGCGGACGCGAAGAACCACCGCATCGAGGTGAGCCTCCAGGTGGCCAAGAAGTACGCGGACCGGGTGCGGGCCGATTCGGTGGTCCGGCTGTCCAGCCTGGGCGTGCTGGGCGAGAAGGCGGTGGACATCACCCTGGGCAATCCCCAGGAGCCCGCCGTGGCCCCGGACAGCGAGCTGCCCACGGTGCCGAGCGGAGACCTGAACACGCTGATGCGGGCCGCGGGGCAGATCATGGATGACTCCATGGCCATCAGCCGCTCGCTGCGCGTGGCGGTGGAGGCGTACTCGGATCCGCAGTTGGCCAAGGACGTGGCGGGCACCGTGCGCAGCCTCCGTGGACTGCTGGAGGAGGTGGAGCAGGGGGACGGCGTGCTGCACGCGCTCATCTACGACAAGGAGGCCGGCCAGCAGGTGCGCGCCATGGTGGCCAACGCTTCTCAGACGGCGCAGCGGGTGGACAAGGCCGTGGGTCACGTGGAGGCCCTGCTGGGCGAGGTTCGCCACGGACAGGGCATGGCGCACGCGCTCATCTACGACAAGGAAGGCGCGAAGGCGCTGAACGAGCTGGGCTCGGCCGCGGGGCAACTCGCGGGCCTCATCGAGGACGCGAAGAACAGCCCGAACGGGGCGGTGCACCAACTGGTGTATGGCGACGCGCGGGGCATGTTCGCGGACCTGGGCAGCGCGGCGGCGGACCTGAAGAAGATCACCTCCACGGTGGCCAGCGGCGAGGGCACGGTGGGCGGGCTCATCGCGGACCCCACCATCTACGAGGACCTGCGGACGGTGCTGGGCAACGTGAAGCGCAACCGGGTGCTGCGCGCGCTGGTGCGCTTCACGGTGAACAACCGCGAGGAACTGGACCAGGTGGGCCAGGTGAAGAAGGTCTCCCAGGAGCCGCCTCAGACCGGCATTGGCGGTTCGGGTCCGGAGAAGTAGCGCTGGGCGCCCGCTCCCAGGGGGAGGGCTCAGGCCAGGCTGCGCGCGAGGCTTCCCAGCGTGGCCACGGCGGCCTCGATGCGCGAGGACCACGGGTTCCCGCAGTTCAAGCGGATGAAGTGGGAGTAGCGCTGGGGCTGGGCGGAGAAGATGGGGCCGGGCGCGACGCTGATGCCCGCCTCCAGCGCCCGGGCGTGCAGGGTGAGGGCGTCCACCGTGCGGGGCATCTCCACCCAGAGCAGGGAGCCGCCCGTGGGCCGCGTCACACAGGTGCCCGCGGGGAAGTGCTCGGCGATGGCCTCGCGCATCTGATCCATTTGCGCGGCCATGCGGCGCCGCAGGCCGCGCAGGTGCCGGTCATAGCCGTCATTCTGGAGGAAGCGCGCGATGGCCAACTGGGGCAGCGTGGGCGTGGCCACGGTCTGAGCGAACTTGAGCAACTCCACGCGCTCGAGGTAGCGGCCGGGCGCCACCCAGCCCACGCGGTAGCCAGGGGCCAGGGTCTTCGAGAAGGAGCCGCACAGCAGCACCCGGCCCTCCGTGTCGAAGGCCTTGCAGGGCCGGGGCCGTTCCGGGCCGAAGAAGAGATCGCCGTAGAGGTCGTCCTCGATGAGCGGCAAGTCCCTCTCGGCGAGCAGGGAGACGAGGCGTTTGCGGTGCTCCTCGGGCATGCAGCTTCCCAGCGGGTTGCTGAAGCTGGGCACCAGCAGCACGGCGGCCACGCGCCGCTTGTCGAGCACGGCCTGCAAGGCGTCCAGCTCCAGGCCGTAGCGGGGGTGACTGGGGATCTCCAAGGCCTTGAGCCCGAGCGACTCGATGGACTGGAGCGTGCCGTAGTAGGCCGGTGACTCGATGGCGATGGTGTCCCCCGTTCGCGCCACGGCCAAGAGGCTCAGGTGGACGG
Protein-coding sequences here:
- a CDS encoding MlaD family protein, yielding MSLFTSTDRERRFAWRAGIFVTVGLVLAGIVVLFIGKETRLFEDQVKYHAYFSNVEGLSEESPVWLGGLEVGRVTGIAFAPGADAKNHRIEVSLQVAKKYADRVRADSVVRLSSLGVLGEKAVDITLGNPQEPAVAPDSELPTVPSGDLNTLMRAAGQIMDDSMAISRSLRVAVEAYSDPQLAKDVAGTVRSLRGLLEEVEQGDGVLHALIYDKEAGQQVRAMVANASQTAQRVDKAVGHVEALLGEVRHGQGMAHALIYDKEGAKALNELGSAAGQLAGLIEDAKNSPNGAVHQLVYGDARGMFADLGSAAADLKKITSTVASGEGTVGGLIADPTIYEDLRTVLGNVKRNRVLRALVRFTVNNREELDQVGQVKKVSQEPPQTGIGGSGPEK
- a CDS encoding PLP-dependent aminotransferase family protein, with the translated sequence MNPMKAAPQKAKLYEQVAERLNGAIVAGTLRPGERLPSVRELSLRERVSVSTVLQAYLQLESLGVIETRPQSGHYVRRRERLLPAEPQVSRPASTACAVSVSALVARVYRAVSDSRVVPLGAASVAPELLPVQRLNRELALMAREQGELGVEYDMPPGCPELRRQIARRALEWGGALGPDAFITTCGASEAVHLSLLAVARTGDTIAIESPAYYGTLQSIESLGLKALEIPSHPRYGLELDALQAVLDKRRVAAVLLVPSFSNPLGSCMPEEHRKRLVSLLAERDLPLIEDDLYGDLFFGPERPRPCKAFDTEGRVLLCGSFSKTLAPGYRVGWVAPGRYLERVELLKFAQTVATPTLPQLAIARFLQNDGYDRHLRGLRRRMAAQMDQMREAIAEHFPAGTCVTRPTGGSLLWVEMPRTVDALTLHARALEAGISVAPGPIFSAQPQRYSHFIRLNCGNPWSSRIEAAVATLGSLARSLA